ATGGGATACACTGGGCCTTGGGGAAATCACTCAAAAGATGGGCCCCGGCTGATGTGATAAGGTTGGCGACATGAACTATACTGAATCTATTTCTTTCGTTGTGCATTTAAGATCCTTGGATCGAAATCGAGTGTAGTGGACAGAATGTTCTCAGGCGAGGAATCTAAGTGGGATTTGAACGGTGCGTCAATTACTGCGTAGAGGACATGTTGGCGGTACTGCCTAGGGTTGTGATTCACGGCCAAGCGTCAGGGCATGATCTGAGGTGCTGAGGAGATCCAGTAAGTTTGAAAATGTCCAGATAGAGAATGAAGTTACGGTGAGACGAGGCAGTTACAAACACCACTCTCCACCTCCATTTGGTCTGTTTCGAAATTTTTCAATTCATCGTCTGTCAAAAAAGAAGTTTGTATTTCCATTTCAAGTGTGCTCGCTGGTCTTCTCCCCAGTACAGGCACGGCAGAGAAAGGTCAAAAAAGCAATGGTCCAAGTGCAGCAGAATCGCTCTCCATGCGGTACTCAattaaaaataaaaaaagcCGGGCAGTGTCTCTTCTCGTGTCCTGTGTGACCTCGTAAATTCACAAAAAGGGGGCGGACACGCGCCTCTCCTTCCTTAAACCATCAGTAATAAGCACAATGAAAAGGCCAAAGACCAGACCCACAAGTTGCACACCACCACCCAAGAGGCATTCTCAACTCGATGGAATAAGCAATTCGAGCAAAGCCGGCTCGTGTCATGAGCAGTGACCCTAGTGAGCTCTTCTGGTTGGCTTCATCAAAGCTTGGAAGGAGGACTCCAGGGCCTTTTTAACTTCCTTGTAGCTGACGATGAAGCAGCTCTGTTCATCCCGGCTGATGAGGGTGATCTTCTCGTCCGACCCGGCGTCGAGCTTATTGAGACACGACAGGACATGGCCCAAATCAACAACAGCATCTCCAGAGTTGTCCACCTGGTGAAACACGTAGTCTCggaagatcttcaagaagTAACGCTCACCCGTCTCGGCCCATTGTCGGTCGTGTTCATATTCCGGACGCTCATTGATAAAATTCAACTTGGTCATGAGACGCACCAAGCGGCCATTCTCCAATTCACGGCTCAGGTCCGACGTGAGCTGGTCATCCAAATGAAGCGCCGAGTCAAAGGTGGACATCAATTGGGAGGATATCCCGGTGATGAACACGTCGATGGTCCGATCCTGGTCCTTCTGCAGTCCATTCAACAGCCAAAACACAGAGTTCTTCAATTGAGGGCTGTATGCTCGAGTAAAATGCTCCATCGCCTTTGTTGGGTTGTGCATCACATTAGGTGAGTTGGCACCCAACGTGACCATTAGCTGGCCAAAGTTGACGAGATCTTGTCTTTGAAGATCTGCCACTGTTCGCTGGGAATCAAATTGCACCACATCGAGGATAGCGCAGCCATTTAAGCGGATCCTATTCTTTCCCGTCAATAACACCTTGCTAGCTTCCAGAACGCGAGCCGCAAGGCTGTTCGAGTGGAGAGTCTTGAGTGCATTGGCTATTTGCGTCATATAACCCCACAGTATTTGCTCGGGAATATGGGTGTTATTCTGGCGACCTTGAAAGCGGTTGCCAGCACCCAAATGTTGCTCTGCGAGCGTCTTGGACAGAGGGTGGTAATCCGTCACAAAGATCAGAGAACTGTCCTGGAAGCTGCGACTGGTGAAGGCATCGTGAATAGTGACGATACTGCCACTACAGACACGCTTCCACGCTTGGACAGACCGAATCGCTTTCTCGTTGGTCAAGCGGAAGCCTAGGCATAAGTGAGAGGTGTCAGTTTATTTGAAGGGGGAATGCCGCCCGTTCGCGCAGAGATCGACGTACCTTCAAGTCTTCGCAGAGCGTAGAAGTTGCCGTCTTTGCTGGACTGGGCTTTGTATACCCAGCTGGGGTATCCAAAGGTCGCGGCATTCTTTTGATGGCTTAGATCCAGCGGCACGAGAGAGTGAAAATAGTCAACCTGAGCAGGAAGCGTCGTATCTGCGGATAATTCATTAGAAGCGTATTTGATGCCCTCGCattgaagaaaagatcaTACTCGGGAGTGTTTGCAGAGTAGCTGCGGACTTCTTTTGCAGTTCTTCACGGAAATCGTTGGCGAGGAAAAGATCATGGACGTTGCGCTGGTAGGCCAAGGTGTTCTGGTTATGAGGACCGATAGGAGCATAAAGGTGGTATTGGACCTGGGTCATGTCAGAGACTCGAACTTGCCGAAACATACTTGGAGTCACCTACTGGCTGCTGGAACCCTCCCCCGTTTGCGAAGAAGGCACCGCCTGTGAGTGCACCAGTGGGGTCGTGGGTGTAAGGGTTGGTCGAGACTGAGCCGACACCTCCGGTGGCGGATAGAGGAGTCGAGGTCGTCACGAATGGATCGAAGGACGCCGAGGTATGAATACCATTTCCATTCCCCTGAAGGGCACTCTGCATACTTGAGTCAGCTGGGTCCGGGTCGATTCTCGGGTTTCTATCTGGACTTTGATGGCACTGAGGTGAAGAGTCACCCTCTCCGTGCAAAGCCTTCAATCCCCTAGCCAAACGCTTGAAGAGAGGTTCAGGCATCATGTGTGGTAAGGGACCTTGACATAGTACGGGGCCgtggggaggaaagagaacgACCCGATGCCCAGGTCGTggatttcttctcttccgaGCCGGCAGGTGCAATCGGAAGGGACTTACCACATGAGCCCCGTCAAATCCTTGAGGAACAAACTCTTGGACATCAGCTACCGTCCAGTCGGCACTCCCCAATTCTGTTCGTCCCGTCGGAGTACTCGTATTGGACCCTTGATTGCAAATCAGTCGCGTGCCATCAAATGTGCTCATGAAAAAATGAATCCGTACGCGATGCCACCGAGACACGAGGCTGAAATGGTGCTGCACTAGCAGCCTTCGGAGAAATAGTGGTTGACTTTTTGGGTACAGGAGTTCCATTGCTGGACAGGATGGATGGAGTGAAGCTTGGTGAGTCCACGTTGAATCGTTTCTTGCTGTTGAGCGGAATGACTTTGTTAGATCCACAGACACCAGAAAAGGCTCATTTTTTAAACCGAAGTCGCGTCAGACTTACTTGTCTGCTTGGTTTGCAGTATTCACTTTCAGAGGGTCATGGTTGAATGCGCAACCTACGGTGGAAGTATCCGAGTCAGATGCCTAACGGTCCTGATGACGAGTTGATGAAGACCATGATCACTTTGCTGTACCTTTGTCTTCATACCGACAACGTCCGTATATGGTTACATTGCGGCATAATGTGTCTTTCGCATTCTCTGCTAATGAGACGCTTGATGTCAGTTTCCACTTCAATCACGAGCCTCCACATGATACCCGGGGAGGGATGATCGACTGTCTTTTCTCGTTTCCCTGTGAGAACGAAAGAGTGCTCGGATGACCAAAAGGAACTCACCCCGAGTCTTCATCTTTGGCGATCCCGTCGTACGACGGGTATCGTCTAGGGGTGGTTTGCTGGATGAGGCCATCGGTGAGATGGCTGGATACCAAAGAGGAGTGATGAAAGATCAGCGTGGTGCAGTCTCCATCGATCCGGAGTTGATTTTTAAGCGGTAGCGATTTCAAGGCCAAAGTCGCATTCCCTACTTGTACGAGTGACCGCCTCGCTGGCCGTGTCCGCGCACGAACGCGTCGTCGGAGCGTCGGAGGCGGAAGGATAGTGGGTAGGTCAATTGGGAGGTAGATTTCACGGTCGGTCCGGAGGGGGGTACCTTCAATCCCGATGCTCAAATTTCATAGATTTCATGAGATGTTTCTTTTCAGCTCCGGCCTTTGACCCTCTAAATGCGATCACGATAGATCACAGCCCTTAGCAAAGGAACCGGCGCGGGGCGAGTTGACCTCGATGGGAGATGAGTGCACAGACCAGGCGGTCAGTCCGCTGTCGCGCCGGGCGGCGGACTTGACCTGGGGACCGTGACTTGATCCCAATGTGGTTTAGTGCCATCAATGCGGTTCCGGAGTCAGGCTCGGTCAATCATCTCCGAACTTTTGTAGTCAAGTGTACTGTCAACGTGCGAAGTGTACCTCAAGTAGTACTATCAACTAGGGCTTTGCCAGTGACATCCGATGATAGAAACCCCCCCTACAGTCTGGGCCATCAATGtttacatttttttttcttctaaATTATGGAATTTAATTTCGACATACCGACTCGGAGTGGGCTTCCATTCAAAAATATATTTTGCAATGCGGATCGGCAACCGCGAGGCGTTTGGTTCATCTGATATCCATATGGTTCCATCACTCCAGATTTTCTTGGGACAGATCCATATCGGTGGTGGTACAGGGGACTTTTGACCTACTACATGTCAATTCGAGTGCAGAGACAGGCCACAAATCAAAATTGGATTACTTTCTAGTGTACGGCAATTACCCATGAGCCAAAACCGCGACTCACCTATCAATCCTAAGTAATGGTATTTCCTTAGCCAGTAAGGTTGAGGTGGGCACCTACTGGGTGCTTAGGTATGAGATGCTGCCCGCATCCATGAACGGCTGGGGTCTTACCTAGATCGGTTGCGTGAGCTTATTGACACCcgtacctacctaggtacctgATCTAATTATTCGGGAGTAATTTTTATCCTGTGCGGAAGGAGAAGTCCATCTATTCCCTGGAAAATCTTACAAAGGGACTCGTTGAGTGGAATGAAGATCAATTCGAGCATCCTGTCCACGAGCTGGTCAAAAATAACCTAATGATCTTGCACTTAGGCACTCTGGAGTCAAGACTCCAAATATATTGATTGAGACACATCCATTGGGCATATGAGAATCACAAAAATTCTCGTGTCTAGTAGATTCATTGACTCTTGTTGGCTCGAGCTCAATTGCAACCCAATAGTCACTCAACGAAAATGCTCGACCTGACCACACACAGTCCAGCAGCACGTGCTCTCCGTTAAAGGTATGACGCATGGCCCAAGGACAGAAAGCGGTGTGGAAAGCGGCGAAGGTGCCCACCCTTATGGCCATCGTATGTGCGAGATAAGCAGAGTCCAGACACCCCAGTTCCAGCGTTCGATCAGAAACAATGTCTGCGGCAGAGGTTGATCTCGACCAACTCTCTGACAGTGAGAGATTGGCTCTAGATCAGTATTCAGGGGTAACAGGACAGGACCCTGCAGAGGCTATACCGTTGCTGCGTCGGTCACAATGGAATGTTCAGGTCGGTGATCACCACCTCCGCAGCTGGTGCGAGCTAACACGTACCCCACAAGTATAGATTGCTATCTCCAAGTTCTTTGATGGGGAAGGTCCTGATCCACTggaagaagctcgagctGCTCTCTCTGAACCTGCACAGCCCTTTCAGCCACGACCAGGAGTCAATCTGATGCATGAAGACATTCTGCAACAAGTTCGACCATCCCGTCACAGCTCCGAGCCTGCCCCACGGATTGATACGCAGC
This genomic window from Penicillium oxalicum strain HP7-1 chromosome III, whole genome shotgun sequence contains:
- a CDS encoding PAN2-PAN3 deadenylation complex subunit PAN3, encoding MASSSKPPLDDTRRTTGSPKMKTRGCAFNHDPLKVNTANQADNKKRFNVDSPSFTPSILSSNGTPVPKKSTTISPKAASAAPFQPRVSVASRSNTSTPTGRTELGSADWTVADVQEFVPQGFDGAHVSALQGNGNGIHTSASFDPFVTTSTPLSATGGVGSVSTNPYTHDPTGALTGGAFFANGGGFQQPVQYHLYAPIGPHNQNTLAYQRNVHDLFLANDFREELQKKSAATLQTLPNTTLPAQVDYFHSLVPLDLSHQKNAATFGYPSWVYKAQSSKDGNFYALRRLEGFRLTNEKAIRSVQAWKRVCSGSIVTIHDAFTSRSFQDSSLIFVTDYHPLSKTLAEQHLGAGNRFQGRQNNTHIPEQILWGYMTQIANALKTLHSNSLAARVLEASKVLLTGKNRIRLNGCAILDVVQFDSQRTVADLQRQDLVNFGQLMVTLGANSPNVMHNPTKAMEHFTRAYSPQLKNSVFWLLNGLQKDQDRTIDVFITGISSQLMSTFDSALHLDDQLTSDLSRELENGRLVRLMTKLNFINERPEYEHDRQWAETGERYFLKIFRDYVFHQVDNSGDAVVDLGHVLSCLNKLDAGSDEKITLISRDEQSCFIVSYKEVKKALESSFQALMKPTRRAH